In Agromyces sp. 3263, a single genomic region encodes these proteins:
- a CDS encoding formylglycine-generating enzyme family protein, which yields MPAPRNAQSNCGCACASTTATTPSLVAAPSMVPVASFAGSPRSRHAVEQRPIPAGAFVMGDARGDRNDGDGELPLHRVGLSAFSIDATTVRSRDFAVFIGATGYVTDAERFGSSAVFHLQVAANRADVVGPAGGIPWWVAVRGADWAHPDGPLSTTAGREDHPVVHVSWNDAWAYCRWAGRRLPTEAEWEYAARAGIDGATYPWGDEPVDAPGWRANIWQGRFPATNTAADGWATTAPVESYQPNGWGLWQMVGNVWEWCSDWFHRDAYSDASDTDPHGPSTGTRRVLRGGSYLCHPSYCNRFRNSARSSTAPDASMSNAGFRTVALQP from the coding sequence ATGCCGGCACCGCGGAACGCGCAGTCGAACTGCGGATGCGCCTGCGCGTCGACCACGGCGACCACTCCGAGCCTGGTGGCGGCGCCCAGCATGGTGCCCGTCGCCTCGTTCGCAGGTTCGCCCCGCAGCCGGCATGCGGTCGAGCAGCGGCCGATCCCGGCCGGCGCCTTCGTGATGGGCGACGCGCGCGGCGACCGGAACGACGGCGATGGCGAGCTCCCACTGCATCGGGTCGGGCTCAGCGCCTTCTCGATCGACGCGACGACCGTGCGCAGCCGCGACTTCGCCGTGTTCATCGGCGCGACCGGCTACGTCACGGATGCGGAGCGATTCGGGTCATCTGCGGTCTTCCACCTCCAGGTCGCGGCGAACCGCGCCGACGTCGTCGGCCCGGCCGGAGGCATCCCCTGGTGGGTCGCGGTGCGCGGCGCGGACTGGGCGCACCCCGACGGCCCGCTGTCCACCACCGCCGGCCGCGAGGATCACCCCGTGGTGCACGTCAGCTGGAACGACGCGTGGGCCTACTGCAGGTGGGCGGGCCGCAGACTCCCGACCGAAGCCGAGTGGGAGTACGCCGCCCGGGCGGGCATCGACGGCGCGACCTACCCCTGGGGCGACGAGCCGGTCGATGCTCCAGGCTGGCGGGCGAACATCTGGCAGGGCCGGTTCCCGGCCACGAACACGGCCGCCGACGGGTGGGCGACCACCGCTCCCGTGGAGTCGTACCAACCGAATGGGTGGGGGCTGTGGCAGATGGTCGGCAACGTCTGGGAGTGGTGCAGCGACTGGTTCCACCGCGACGCATATTCCGACGCCTCCGACACGGACCCGCACGGCCCATCGACGGGCACCCGCCGAGTGCTGCGCGGCGGCTCGTACCTCTGCCACCCGAGCTACTGCAACCGGTTCCGCAACTCGGCGCGCTCCTCCACTGCTCCGGATGCGTCGATGAGCAACGCCGGCTTCCGTACCGTCGCGCTCCAGCCCTGA
- a CDS encoding ABC transporter substrate-binding protein, with protein sequence MQPRTSRPLRRIATGALALALAGTAFTACSAGGEPDAEQSAGATLTIASIFDNNSFDRGALEIGNRVHYWMPVYDTLLVLDPDAQLQPNLATEWSYNDDNTVLSLTLRDGVEFTDGTPFDGEAVKANLEYLKAGTGQNAYMAASIDEVEVVGATEVNLRLTAPDPGLLNYLAVVGGAMASPTTLGAGDEATTAIGSGPYVLEKATPGSEYVYERNEDYWNSEAFPYDEIVVKPISDSTARLNALKSGQADVALVDPPQVSEAEGSGLTVERYPTDWQGLFLNDRAGATVPALADVRVRQAINLAIDTRSILENLARGEGELTSQTFNTSSDAFVADLDDAYPYDLKRAKALMADAGFEDGFAVTMPDLSSFPQITPILKQQLGQIGIDVTFEKIAADATIPELLSGKYPMFWFSLGSQSPWQDFRKFGTAGSPWNTSHVDDPTMTALLEAAQFSTGDEQVAAFQAANEYLVDQAWMAPWFRANTLLATSTDVRATPQAWNVVPWIRNFAPAQ encoded by the coding sequence GTGCAACCTCGCACTTCCCGACCGCTTCGGCGGATCGCCACCGGGGCCCTCGCGCTCGCGCTGGCCGGCACCGCCTTCACCGCCTGCTCCGCGGGAGGCGAGCCCGATGCTGAACAGTCCGCAGGCGCGACGCTGACGATCGCCTCCATATTCGACAACAACTCGTTCGACCGCGGCGCGCTCGAGATCGGGAACCGCGTCCACTACTGGATGCCCGTCTACGACACGCTCCTCGTGCTCGATCCCGACGCGCAACTGCAACCGAACCTCGCGACCGAGTGGTCGTACAACGACGACAACACCGTGCTCAGCCTCACCCTCCGCGACGGCGTGGAGTTCACCGACGGAACGCCGTTCGATGGCGAGGCGGTGAAGGCCAACCTCGAGTACCTGAAGGCGGGCACCGGCCAGAACGCGTACATGGCTGCGTCCATCGACGAGGTCGAGGTGGTCGGCGCCACCGAGGTGAACCTCAGGCTCACCGCCCCCGACCCGGGGCTGTTGAACTACCTGGCCGTGGTGGGCGGTGCGATGGCCAGCCCGACGACCCTCGGCGCGGGCGACGAGGCGACCACGGCGATCGGAAGCGGACCGTACGTCCTCGAGAAGGCCACGCCCGGCAGCGAGTACGTGTACGAGCGCAACGAGGACTACTGGAACAGCGAGGCATTCCCCTACGACGAGATCGTCGTCAAGCCGATCTCCGACTCGACGGCCCGGCTGAACGCGCTCAAGTCCGGCCAGGCCGATGTGGCGCTCGTGGACCCGCCGCAGGTGTCCGAGGCCGAGGGCAGTGGGCTGACCGTCGAACGGTACCCCACCGACTGGCAGGGTCTGTTCCTGAACGACCGCGCGGGGGCGACCGTTCCGGCGCTCGCCGACGTGCGGGTGCGTCAGGCCATCAACCTCGCGATCGACACGAGATCCATCCTCGAGAACCTCGCCCGCGGCGAGGGGGAGCTCACGTCGCAGACGTTCAACACGAGCAGCGACGCGTTCGTCGCCGACCTGGACGACGCGTATCCGTACGACCTGAAGCGGGCCAAGGCCCTGATGGCCGACGCCGGCTTCGAGGACGGCTTCGCGGTGACGATGCCCGACCTCTCGTCGTTCCCGCAGATCACGCCGATCCTCAAGCAGCAGCTCGGCCAGATCGGCATCGACGTGACGTTCGAGAAGATCGCGGCGGATGCCACGATCCCGGAACTCCTCTCGGGCAAGTACCCGATGTTCTGGTTCTCGCTGGGAAGCCAGTCGCCGTGGCAGGACTTCCGCAAGTTCGGCACCGCCGGCTCGCCCTGGAACACTTCGCATGTCGACGACCCGACGATGACCGCCCTGCTGGAAGCGGCGCAGTTCTCGACCGGCGACGAGCAGGTGGCGGCGTTCCAGGCCGCCAACGAGTATCTCGTCGACCAGGCGTGGATGGCTCCGTGGTTCCGCGCCAACACGCTGCTGGCCACGTCGACCGACGTGCGGGCGACGCCGCAGGCGTGGAACGTCGTTCCCTGGATCCGGAACTTCGCACCCGCACAGTGA
- a CDS encoding ABC transporter permease — MTLFILRRAMAGVVLVFVISTVSFLLISSTAADAARNMLGESATEAELAAKAAELGLDRPLIEQYLDWLADALQGDFGVSWFTSEPVTDMVSNRLPVTLSMVILAVLATAVISLVLGVTAAVRGGAVDKVLQFVSVIGFSLPNFWVALMLVLVFAVNLSVFPATGYVPFGDDPGAWALSLVLPVTALVVGGIASAAQQIRGAFLDVLEHDYVRTLEARGVRRSSLLLRHVLRNAAPPALTVLSLQFIGLLGGAVVIERIFAVPGLGTLTVNSSIQGDVPAIMGIVVVLVILVVVVNLVIDLASAWISPKARLQ; from the coding sequence ATGACGTTGTTCATCCTGCGCCGGGCCATGGCCGGTGTCGTCCTGGTCTTCGTGATCTCGACCGTCTCGTTCCTCCTCATCTCCTCGACCGCGGCCGATGCGGCACGCAACATGCTCGGCGAGAGCGCGACCGAGGCCGAGCTCGCCGCGAAGGCCGCGGAACTGGGATTGGACCGGCCCCTGATCGAGCAGTACCTCGACTGGCTCGCCGACGCCCTGCAGGGCGACTTCGGCGTCTCGTGGTTCACGAGCGAACCGGTCACCGACATGGTGTCGAACCGGCTTCCCGTCACGCTGTCGATGGTGATCCTCGCGGTGCTCGCCACTGCCGTGATCAGCCTCGTCCTCGGCGTGACCGCCGCGGTCCGCGGCGGGGCCGTGGACAAGGTGCTCCAGTTCGTCTCCGTGATCGGATTCTCGCTCCCGAACTTCTGGGTCGCGCTCATGCTGGTGCTGGTCTTCGCCGTGAACCTCTCGGTGTTCCCTGCGACCGGGTACGTGCCGTTCGGCGACGATCCGGGTGCGTGGGCGCTGAGCCTGGTCCTGCCGGTGACGGCGCTGGTGGTCGGTGGCATCGCGTCCGCGGCCCAGCAGATCCGCGGCGCCTTCCTCGACGTCCTCGAGCACGACTACGTGCGCACGCTCGAGGCGCGTGGCGTGCGACGCAGCTCGCTGCTCCTGCGACACGTGCTGCGCAACGCTGCGCCGCCCGCGCTCACGGTGCTGTCGCTGCAGTTCATCGGGCTCCTCGGCGGGGCGGTCGTGATCGAGCGCATCTTCGCTGTTCCCGGGCTCGGCACCCTGACTGTCAACTCCTCCATCCAAGGCGATGTCCCCGCGATCATGGGCATTGTCGTGGTGCTCGTCATCCTCGTCGTGGTGGTCAATCTCGTGATCGACCTCGCGAGCGCGTGGATCAGCCCGAAAGCGAGACTGCAATGA